In Alicyclobacillus macrosporangiidus CPP55, a single window of DNA contains:
- a CDS encoding MDR family MFS transporter, with product MHKQTNRVAVTIAMMVATLLTALDVTVVGTAMPRIVADLGGLNLISWVFAVYTLTTSVTTPIYGKLADLFGRRIVFTVGVILFLAGSALSGLAQSMTQLIWFRAFQGVGAGAVMPITFTIIGDLFPGEQRAKMQGLFSSIWGIAGLIGPLVGGFFVDQVSWRWIFYINVPVGIVSIALVWLFLHETFHRQKQPRIDYAGAVLFTIGMSALLYALLNGGTKYAWTSATLMVLFAIALVCLAAFLFVEARAPEPMLPLKLFGMRVIAVSNLIGFFTACVLIGISAYLPMWIQGILGFSATNSGITLLPMSLAWPVGSTVAGRVMYKIGSKTTAVAGAVSILCGTLVLVAAGLSTPAWVFTCVMILVGLGMGLVTTPTTVLIQSAVGWNLRGAATASNTFMRSLGQTVGVAIFGTYLNHALAAYASAHIPPAYRAQATNVNRLLNADALAHLPGQVVQMMHAFLENGLHAVFTLVVAAAVISLAATLLMPSHRSVMAQQRQVMEH from the coding sequence ATGCACAAACAGACCAACCGAGTGGCCGTCACCATCGCCATGATGGTCGCCACCTTGCTCACCGCCCTCGATGTCACCGTCGTCGGCACCGCGATGCCCCGCATCGTCGCCGATCTCGGCGGGCTCAACCTCATCAGCTGGGTGTTCGCGGTGTACACCCTGACCACGTCGGTCACGACTCCCATCTACGGGAAGTTGGCCGACCTGTTTGGCCGGCGCATTGTCTTCACCGTCGGCGTGATCCTGTTCCTGGCCGGCTCAGCCCTCTCCGGCCTCGCGCAGTCCATGACCCAGCTCATCTGGTTCCGCGCCTTTCAGGGGGTTGGCGCCGGCGCCGTGATGCCCATAACCTTCACCATCATCGGCGATCTGTTCCCCGGCGAACAGCGTGCCAAGATGCAGGGCCTGTTCAGTTCCATCTGGGGGATCGCCGGCCTGATCGGCCCGTTGGTCGGGGGCTTCTTTGTCGACCAGGTCTCCTGGCGCTGGATCTTCTACATCAATGTTCCGGTCGGCATCGTGTCGATCGCGCTCGTGTGGCTGTTCCTTCACGAGACGTTCCACCGCCAGAAGCAACCGCGCATCGACTACGCCGGCGCCGTGCTGTTTACCATCGGCATGTCCGCCCTCCTGTACGCGCTGCTCAACGGCGGCACGAAGTACGCCTGGACGTCCGCGACGCTGATGGTCCTGTTTGCGATCGCGCTGGTCTGCCTGGCCGCCTTCCTCTTCGTGGAGGCCCGGGCGCCCGAGCCCATGCTGCCGCTTAAGCTCTTCGGCATGCGCGTCATCGCCGTGTCGAACTTGATCGGCTTTTTCACCGCCTGCGTCCTCATCGGCATCAGCGCCTATCTGCCCATGTGGATCCAGGGGATCCTCGGGTTCAGCGCCACCAACTCCGGTATCACCCTGCTGCCCATGTCGTTGGCGTGGCCGGTGGGATCGACCGTCGCCGGGCGGGTGATGTACAAGATCGGATCGAAGACCACCGCCGTCGCCGGCGCCGTCTCCATCCTGTGCGGGACGCTGGTCCTCGTCGCCGCAGGCCTGTCGACGCCGGCCTGGGTGTTCACCTGCGTGATGATCCTGGTCGGCCTCGGCATGGGGCTCGTGACCACGCCGACGACGGTGCTGATTCAGTCGGCGGTAGGGTGGAATCTGCGCGGCGCGGCCACGGCTTCGAACACGTTCATGCGATCCCTTGGCCAGACGGTGGGCGTCGCCATCTTCGGCACGTACTTGAACCACGCGCTCGCCGCCTATGCGTCCGCGCACATCCCGCCCGCCTACCGGGCCCAGGCGACCAATGTCAACCGGCTGCTCAACGCGGACGCCCTGGCGCACCTGCCCGGGCAGGTGGTGCAGATGATGCACGCATTTCTCGAGAATGGCCTTCACGCGGTGTTCACCCTGGTCGTCGCTGCGGCCGTCATCTCCCTGGCGGCCACGCTGCTGATGCCCTCCCATCGCTCCGTGATGGCCCAGCAGCGCCAGGTAATGGAACATTGA
- a CDS encoding AAA family ATPase has protein sequence MTILLRSVELKSELPASTYPFSLPVVRHLGTLTFTAPVTLFVGENGSGKSTILEAIAAAVGSITVGADTVEMDPDLQPARRLADAMRLVWSKRTRRGFFLRAEDFLGYVRRMQSLRRDLAQGAAEMERRYAGRGLAVSLGKMPMEGSLAAMREKYGEGLETRSHGESFLDLFQARLQPGGLYLLDEPETPLSPLKQLSLLRMFHDAVTSGAQFIIATHSPILMAYPGACILNFDTVPPSPAAYDDLEHVRILRDFLNHRDAFLKPLFDPLDP, from the coding sequence ATGACCATCCTGCTCCGATCCGTGGAGCTCAAATCCGAATTGCCTGCCTCCACGTACCCCTTCTCCCTGCCTGTGGTGCGCCACCTGGGCACCTTGACATTCACCGCGCCGGTGACTCTGTTCGTCGGTGAGAACGGCAGCGGGAAGTCGACCATACTGGAGGCCATCGCGGCGGCCGTTGGATCCATCACCGTCGGGGCGGACACCGTCGAGATGGATCCCGACCTTCAGCCCGCTCGCAGGCTGGCGGACGCGATGCGGTTGGTCTGGAGCAAGCGCACGCGGCGGGGGTTTTTCCTGAGGGCGGAGGACTTCCTGGGTTACGTGCGGCGGATGCAGTCCCTGCGCCGCGATCTGGCGCAGGGCGCGGCCGAGATGGAACGGCGGTACGCCGGGCGGGGACTTGCGGTATCCCTCGGGAAGATGCCCATGGAGGGATCCCTGGCGGCGATGCGAGAGAAGTACGGAGAAGGGCTGGAGACGAGATCGCACGGAGAGAGCTTTCTCGACCTCTTCCAGGCTCGCCTCCAACCGGGCGGCCTGTACCTGCTCGACGAGCCGGAGACCCCACTTTCGCCGCTGAAACAACTGTCCCTGCTCCGGATGTTCCACGACGCGGTCACATCCGGCGCCCAATTCATCATCGCCACACACTCCCCCATCCTCATGGCCTACCCAGGGGCGTGCATCCTCAACTTCGACACCGTGCCCCCGAGCCCAGCCGCGTACGACGACCTGGAGCACGTGCGGATCCTGCGGGACTTTCTCAACCACCGCGACGCTTTTCTCAAACCTCTGTTCGATCCGCTGGATCCCTGA
- the acs gene encoding acetate--CoA ligase: protein MLTAENTLQMIAQARRMPPPAAYRGKSYVSSPEAYQRLYRQSIETPEQFWNHIADELQWQERGETVIAGDMPDFAFFPGSFLNVCENCVDRWATHPLSANKVAIFFEGENGDRKALTYRQLHDEVQKCANVLTSLGLRPGDVVSVYMQNLAETFVVLLACLRTGIVYNTVFAGFSPEALRERIVSSGAKAVVCANGSYRRGKVLRLKETVDRAVEGVSGVEHVVVFRRVPDLETPMTPGRDLDYDELMAAAPRVHAPARLECNAPGLLIFTSGTSGKPKGIVHAGGGFLLGTYAYTKYQLDLSPEDVYWNTADIGWLTSHIFVLVGGLACGVTTVLYEGALDHPHPGRLYEVIERYRVNKLFSAPTAYRMLMKHGEEVARRFDLSSLELMASVGEPLNPEAWHWLHRVVGGGRAVINNTWGQTETGGTPLASLPGAIDMKPGSCGVPFFGHAVDVVDPAGNPVPDGVPGYLVIRNVFPTLARDVYGDRARYVNSYFSQMPGVYFTGDSAVRDADGHYWVLGRVDDVINVSGHRISTMEMESALIQHPAVVEAAVVGQPDEVRGQVPVVFVTLDRGYEAGPELEASLKEQVVRNIGSFARPHQVYFVDAMPKTRSGKIIRRMLREILRDGEVRGDKTGLEDADIIDKLVADITER from the coding sequence ATGTTGACCGCCGAAAACACACTTCAGATGATTGCGCAGGCCAGGCGGATGCCGCCACCGGCGGCGTACCGCGGCAAATCGTACGTGTCGAGCCCCGAGGCGTACCAAAGGCTGTACCGGCAGTCCATCGAAACGCCGGAGCAGTTCTGGAACCACATTGCAGACGAGTTGCAGTGGCAGGAGCGAGGAGAGACCGTGATCGCCGGAGACATGCCGGACTTCGCGTTCTTCCCAGGCAGCTTCCTGAACGTGTGCGAAAACTGCGTCGATCGCTGGGCCACCCACCCCCTCTCCGCCAACAAAGTGGCGATCTTCTTCGAGGGGGAGAACGGGGATCGCAAGGCCCTCACCTATCGGCAACTGCACGACGAAGTGCAGAAGTGTGCGAACGTCCTCACCTCCCTCGGGCTTCGGCCGGGCGATGTCGTAAGCGTTTACATGCAGAACCTGGCAGAGACGTTTGTCGTGCTGTTGGCGTGTCTGCGCACCGGGATCGTGTACAACACCGTGTTTGCGGGCTTCTCCCCGGAGGCGCTTCGCGAGCGGATCGTCAGCTCGGGCGCCAAGGCCGTCGTGTGCGCGAACGGCAGTTACCGCAGAGGGAAGGTGCTGCGACTCAAGGAGACGGTCGATCGCGCAGTGGAAGGCGTCTCCGGGGTGGAGCACGTGGTGGTCTTCAGGCGCGTGCCGGACCTTGAGACGCCGATGACGCCGGGCCGCGACCTGGACTACGACGAACTGATGGCCGCGGCGCCCCGGGTGCACGCACCGGCCCGCCTGGAGTGCAACGCCCCTGGCCTCCTCATCTTCACCAGCGGCACCAGCGGCAAGCCGAAGGGCATCGTCCACGCGGGCGGCGGGTTCCTGCTCGGCACGTACGCGTACACTAAGTACCAGCTGGACCTGAGCCCGGAGGACGTGTACTGGAACACGGCCGACATCGGCTGGCTGACGTCGCACATCTTCGTCCTGGTCGGGGGCCTGGCGTGCGGCGTCACCACGGTCCTGTACGAGGGCGCACTCGATCACCCGCATCCCGGCCGCCTCTACGAAGTCATCGAACGCTACCGGGTCAACAAGCTTTTCTCCGCCCCGACCGCCTACCGGATGCTGATGAAGCACGGCGAAGAGGTGGCCCGCCGGTTTGACCTCTCGAGCCTCGAGCTGATGGCATCCGTCGGGGAACCGCTCAACCCGGAGGCGTGGCACTGGCTGCACCGGGTGGTCGGCGGCGGACGCGCGGTCATCAACAACACCTGGGGACAGACGGAGACCGGAGGGACCCCGCTGGCGTCGCTGCCCGGCGCCATCGACATGAAACCGGGATCCTGCGGGGTGCCGTTCTTCGGTCACGCCGTCGACGTGGTCGATCCCGCGGGCAACCCCGTCCCGGACGGCGTCCCGGGATACCTGGTGATCCGCAACGTGTTCCCGACCCTGGCGCGAGATGTGTACGGGGACCGGGCTCGATATGTGAACAGCTACTTCTCGCAGATGCCGGGGGTCTACTTCACTGGAGACAGCGCGGTGCGCGACGCGGACGGGCACTACTGGGTGCTGGGCCGGGTGGACGATGTCATCAACGTCTCCGGGCACCGAATCAGCACCATGGAGATGGAGAGCGCCTTGATCCAGCATCCGGCGGTGGTGGAGGCGGCCGTCGTCGGGCAGCCCGACGAGGTGCGCGGGCAAGTCCCGGTGGTCTTCGTCACGCTGGATCGCGGATACGAAGCCGGGCCGGAGCTGGAGGCGTCGCTCAAGGAACAGGTGGTTCGGAACATCGGATCGTTCGCCCGGCCACACCAGGTGTATTTCGTCGACGCGATGCCGAAGACCCGCTCGGGCAAGATCATCCGTCGGATGCTGCGCGAGATCCTGCGCGACGGAGAGGTGCGCGGGGATAAAACGGGCCTGGAGGACGCCGACATCATCGACAAGCTGGTGGCCGACATCACGGAACGATAA
- a CDS encoding tyrosine-protein phosphatase: MALITDIHAHVLPGVDDGPDDLEAAQKLLAAFQESGTDRVFCTSHLLSPHFDNSLDGLRAAYHGLTEGLTRDAMPALAFGTELRMTASLADLLRMGEVPALGDSHYVLCEFRSDHVSARALELVHELVVRGYQPIMAHPERNLELQKHPERLDELAARGLLFQVTAQCFEAGPHDGHPGQRLAWRMLEEGRVTVIASDAHDPAVRPPGLLPAYEAISAHAGDAVAETLMLNANAMWEDEPVRELAPARPKRSLWRRVFG; this comes from the coding sequence ATGGCCCTCATCACGGACATTCACGCCCATGTGCTCCCGGGCGTCGACGACGGCCCGGATGACCTGGAGGCGGCGCAGAAGCTGTTGGCGGCGTTTCAAGAAAGTGGGACAGATAGGGTGTTCTGTACGTCACACCTGCTCAGCCCCCATTTCGACAACAGCCTGGACGGCCTCCGGGCGGCCTACCATGGCCTCACAGAGGGTCTGACCCGGGACGCCATGCCGGCCCTGGCATTTGGCACGGAGCTGCGTATGACCGCGTCGCTGGCGGACCTCTTGCGCATGGGCGAAGTTCCGGCACTGGGGGATTCGCATTATGTCCTGTGTGAATTCCGAAGCGATCACGTCTCCGCCCGCGCCCTGGAGTTGGTTCACGAGTTGGTGGTGCGCGGGTACCAGCCGATCATGGCCCATCCAGAGCGCAACCTGGAGCTGCAGAAGCATCCCGAACGGCTGGACGAGTTGGCGGCTCGCGGCCTCCTGTTCCAGGTGACAGCCCAGTGTTTCGAAGCCGGACCCCACGACGGCCACCCGGGGCAGCGATTGGCGTGGCGAATGCTCGAGGAGGGCCGAGTGACCGTCATCGCTTCGGACGCGCACGATCCCGCGGTCAGGCCACCGGGCCTGCTGCCGGCCTACGAGGCGATCTCGGCCCACGCCGGCGACGCGGTGGCCGAAACGTTGATGCTGAACGCGAACGCCATGTGGGAGGATGAACCCGTCCGGGAGCTGGCTCCCGCTCGGCCCAAGCGCAGCCTGTGGCGGCGCGTCTTCGGCTAG
- a CDS encoding thiamine pyrophosphate-dependent dehydrogenase E1 component subunit alpha, with amino-acid sequence MAIPVEKLKWMYETMVKIRIYEETMVSVYAEGKTPVFNIGAGPVPGEMHLAAGQEPVAAGVCAHLRPDDTVTAPHRPHHHAIAKGVDLRRMTAEIFGKETGLGKGKGGHMHLFDPAVKFSCGGIIAAGVPHAVGAALAAKMQGKDAVAVAFIGEGAANAGAFHEALNLAALWKLPVVVVIEDNRYGISVPKEASTAVASNADRGSAYGIPAVFVKDNDVLATYEAAGEAVARARRGEGPSLVEIETYRYLGHFQGDPEVYRDKGEVPALRDRDPILRLRQHLLQQGLVSEADLADLEARARAAVEDAYQFARESAYPRPEAALEDLFEPAPADVQLAQ; translated from the coding sequence ATGGCCATTCCCGTGGAAAAGTTGAAGTGGATGTACGAGACGATGGTCAAAATTCGCATCTACGAGGAGACGATGGTGAGCGTGTACGCGGAGGGCAAAACGCCCGTGTTCAACATCGGGGCCGGCCCGGTGCCGGGCGAGATGCATCTGGCCGCCGGGCAGGAGCCGGTGGCGGCCGGGGTGTGCGCCCACCTGCGGCCGGATGACACGGTCACCGCGCCGCACCGGCCCCACCACCACGCCATCGCCAAAGGGGTGGATCTGCGCCGCATGACGGCGGAGATCTTCGGCAAGGAGACGGGCCTGGGGAAAGGCAAGGGCGGGCACATGCACCTGTTCGATCCCGCCGTCAAATTCTCCTGCGGTGGCATCATCGCGGCCGGGGTGCCGCACGCGGTCGGGGCCGCCCTGGCGGCGAAGATGCAGGGCAAGGACGCCGTGGCCGTGGCGTTCATCGGCGAGGGCGCGGCCAACGCCGGCGCCTTCCACGAAGCCCTCAACCTGGCCGCCCTCTGGAAGTTGCCTGTCGTGGTGGTGATCGAGGACAACCGCTACGGCATCTCCGTTCCGAAGGAGGCGTCCACCGCGGTGGCGTCGAACGCCGACCGTGGAAGCGCTTACGGAATCCCGGCGGTCTTCGTCAAAGACAACGACGTGCTCGCCACCTATGAGGCCGCCGGGGAAGCCGTGGCGCGGGCGCGGCGTGGCGAGGGACCGAGTCTCGTCGAGATCGAGACGTACCGGTACCTGGGCCATTTCCAGGGCGATCCGGAGGTCTACCGGGACAAAGGAGAGGTGCCTGCCCTGCGGGATCGCGATCCGATCCTCCGCCTGCGCCAACACCTGCTTCAGCAGGGCCTGGTGTCGGAGGCGGACTTGGCGGACCTGGAGGCCCGGGCTCGCGCGGCGGTCGAGGACGCGTACCAGTTCGCGCGCGAGAGCGCGTATCCGCGGCCGGAGGCGGCGCTGGAGGACCTGTTCGAGCCCGCGCCGGCTGACGTGCAGTTGGCGCAGTGA
- a CDS encoding alpha-ketoacid dehydrogenase subunit beta translates to MSIGTKRMLTGNKAMAEAIRQEMERDPNVFVMGEDVGVYGGIFGSTEGLFERFGPERVRDTPISETGFIGAAIGAAAEGMRPVVELMFVDFFGVCMDQIYNHMAKIHYMSGGSVKLPMVLMTAVGGGYNDAAQHSQTLYATFAHVPGLKVVAPSTPYDLKGMMISAIRDDNPVLFMFHKALQGLGWMDPLDAAIGPVPEEPYTVPLDKAKVVREGSDVTIVGIQMMTHAALAAAERLATDGVEAEVIDLRSLAPLDKTTILESVRKTHRLLVVDEDYLSYGMTAEVAAVVAEEALYDLDAPIRRLAVPDVPIPYSRPLEQFVLPNAGKVYEAAKQLVAR, encoded by the coding sequence ATGAGCATCGGGACGAAGCGGATGCTGACCGGAAACAAGGCCATGGCGGAAGCCATCCGGCAGGAGATGGAGCGGGATCCGAACGTGTTCGTGATGGGGGAGGACGTCGGGGTTTACGGGGGCATCTTCGGATCGACGGAAGGGTTGTTTGAACGCTTCGGGCCGGAGCGGGTGCGCGATACGCCCATCTCGGAGACGGGATTCATCGGCGCGGCCATCGGGGCCGCGGCGGAGGGCATGCGGCCCGTCGTCGAGTTGATGTTCGTCGATTTCTTCGGCGTGTGCATGGATCAGATCTACAACCACATGGCGAAGATCCACTACATGTCGGGCGGCTCGGTCAAGCTGCCGATGGTGCTGATGACTGCCGTCGGCGGGGGCTACAACGACGCGGCGCAGCACTCGCAGACCCTGTACGCCACCTTCGCCCACGTCCCGGGCCTCAAGGTGGTCGCTCCTTCCACTCCGTACGATCTCAAGGGCATGATGATCTCCGCCATCCGTGACGACAATCCGGTGCTGTTCATGTTCCACAAGGCCCTGCAGGGATTGGGTTGGATGGATCCGCTGGACGCCGCCATCGGTCCGGTGCCGGAGGAACCATACACGGTCCCTCTGGACAAGGCCAAGGTGGTCCGGGAGGGCAGCGACGTGACCATCGTCGGCATCCAGATGATGACCCACGCGGCATTGGCGGCGGCGGAGCGGCTGGCGACAGACGGCGTTGAGGCGGAGGTCATTGACCTGCGATCCCTCGCGCCCCTCGACAAAACCACTATCCTCGAATCGGTGCGCAAGACGCACCGCCTCTTGGTGGTGGATGAGGATTACCTCTCCTATGGGATGACCGCCGAGGTGGCGGCGGTGGTGGCGGAGGAGGCGCTCTACGATTTGGATGCGCCGATTCGCCGCTTGGCCGTGCCGGACGTGCCGATCCCGTACAGCCGGCCGCTGGAACAATTCGTGCTGCCGAATGCGGGCAAGGTCTACGAGGCGGCCAAGCAGCTCGTCGCGCGCTGA
- a CDS encoding chloride channel protein, with amino-acid sequence MTGNIRCREPIIMCAALIRGLAAGAMVGAMVGTASSAFLLTLSWSIAQVAALPPWMRPPLLPVAGLVNGVLLYYGYRRGAAPGDDVVAAVHQRSGWMPLHTVLIKPVAAIVTLACGGSAGREGPCVHIAATLASALAQALRLDSERCRQLVRCAVGAAFTSVFGTPVAGAVYGTEMMTMGQLQYDALFPTLVASVTSYQVSRSLGISYTAHPILTGMGLHGDLWAEGIVFGLLCGLIAWLFITSCESMSTAFLRLQRLWSLWPPVLPLAGGALLALLSLVLPNDALGLSLPLMDRALQGDVVGSLDFFWKLLFVSITLGSGFYGGIATPQLVIGAAVGDTLGHLFHISPALGAAMGAMAVLASASNTPLTAIAMGFEWFGAPAGVYTCTAALAAYLVVGHRSVYGNQVVAGSKSRWLAVQPGVPVNQQQVRMTGRGAKAGFRLDPDQEAQDISCT; translated from the coding sequence TTGACCGGGAACATCCGCTGCAGAGAACCGATCATCATGTGCGCCGCGCTCATCCGGGGACTGGCCGCTGGGGCCATGGTCGGGGCGATGGTGGGTACGGCGTCCAGCGCCTTTCTTCTGACGCTGTCGTGGTCCATCGCACAGGTGGCCGCGCTTCCCCCTTGGATGCGCCCGCCCCTTCTGCCGGTGGCCGGGCTGGTCAATGGCGTGTTACTCTACTACGGCTACCGGCGCGGCGCCGCGCCAGGGGATGACGTGGTGGCAGCGGTCCACCAGCGGTCCGGTTGGATGCCATTGCACACCGTACTCATCAAGCCCGTTGCGGCGATCGTCACCCTGGCCTGCGGTGGTTCCGCCGGCCGCGAGGGGCCCTGCGTGCACATCGCGGCCACCCTGGCCTCAGCGCTGGCGCAGGCATTGCGTTTGGATTCCGAGAGATGCCGCCAGCTTGTCCGGTGCGCCGTGGGCGCGGCTTTCACCAGCGTCTTTGGGACACCGGTGGCGGGCGCGGTCTACGGGACGGAGATGATGACCATGGGGCAGCTGCAGTACGACGCCCTCTTCCCGACCCTAGTGGCCAGCGTGACGTCGTATCAGGTGAGCCGTTCCCTGGGGATATCATATACGGCCCACCCCATCCTCACCGGGATGGGTCTGCACGGGGACCTGTGGGCCGAGGGGATCGTCTTCGGCCTGTTGTGCGGCCTCATTGCGTGGCTTTTTATCACGTCCTGCGAATCTATGTCCACAGCCTTCCTGCGGTTGCAACGCCTGTGGTCTCTCTGGCCTCCCGTCCTGCCGCTGGCGGGCGGGGCACTCCTCGCATTGCTCAGCCTGGTATTGCCCAACGACGCGCTCGGGTTGAGCCTTCCATTGATGGATCGGGCGCTGCAAGGGGACGTGGTGGGATCCCTGGATTTCTTCTGGAAACTGCTGTTCGTGTCAATCACGCTGGGTTCCGGATTCTACGGCGGGATCGCCACACCCCAATTGGTCATCGGCGCCGCGGTCGGTGACACCTTGGGGCACCTGTTTCATATCAGTCCTGCGCTCGGTGCGGCGATGGGGGCGATGGCGGTCCTCGCGTCCGCGTCAAACACCCCGCTCACCGCGATCGCCATGGGATTCGAATGGTTCGGGGCCCCTGCTGGCGTGTACACGTGCACCGCAGCGCTGGCCGCTTATCTCGTGGTGGGTCATCGAAGCGTGTACGGGAACCAGGTGGTGGCGGGATCGAAATCACGGTGGCTGGCGGTCCAGCCGGGCGTACCGGTGAACCAGCAGCAGGTTCGAATGACCGGGCGGGGAGCCAAAGCAGGGTTTCGGCTCGACCCTGATCAGGAAGCTCAGGATATCTCCTGTACATGA